In one Gallaecimonas xiamenensis 3-C-1 genomic region, the following are encoded:
- the acnA gene encoding aconitate hydratase AcnA: protein MSNANASLDSFKARKSLAVDGQSYDYFSLTAVEHLGEVARLPFSLKVLLENLLRFEDGDTVTQDDIRALVDWLKTKRSDREIQYRPARVLMQDFTGVPAVVDLAAMRDAMAKAGGDPERINPLSAVDLVIDHSVMVDAFASPQAFAENVAIEMERNQERYQFLRWGQQAFNNFRVVPPGTGICHQVNLEYLGKAVWSQDGLAYPDTLVGTDSHTTMINGLGVLGWGVGGIEAEAAMLGQPISMLIPEVIGFRLTGKLKEGTTATDLVLTVTQMLRSKGVVGKFVEFYGPGLDDLPLADRATIANMAPEYGATCGFFPIDGETLRYMELSGREPQTIKLVEAYAKQNGFWRDSGAPEPLFTDSLELDLGTVVPSLAGPKRPQDRVALPELGQTIDGVLELAGADKEKRVPVAGEAFQLCHGDVVIAAITSCTNTSNPSVMMAAGLVAQKAVAKGLKRKPWVKSSLAPGSKVVTDYLAKAGLQDSLDALGFNLVGYGCTTCIGNSGPLPDAIGKAVEEGDLTVSSVLSGNRNFEGRVHPLVKANWLASPPLVVAFALAGTTRIDLQTEPLGEDMDGNPVFLKDIWPSSEEIQAVVRLVDEGMFQKEYAEVFEGDADWQAIKVSPGKTYNWSGDSTYVQNPPYFEHITEPVKPLEDIEGARILALFGDSITTDHISPAGNIKADSPAGRYLQEHGVAPKDFNSYGSRRGNHQVMMRGTFANIRIKNQMLDGVEGGYTRHIPSGEQLAIYDAAMRYQQEGTPLVVIAGKEYGTGSSRDWAAKGTTLQGIKAVVAQSFERIHRSNLVGMGVLPVQFPEGVSKESLNLTGDEKISLLGLGSLKPRASLKLVIERPDGARQEQEVLARVDTNTELEYLKSGGILHHVLRTMIG from the coding sequence GTGAGTAATGCCAATGCCTCGTTGGATAGCTTCAAGGCCCGTAAGTCTCTGGCAGTTGATGGCCAGTCCTACGACTATTTCAGCCTGACGGCAGTCGAGCACCTCGGTGAGGTTGCCAGGCTGCCGTTTTCGTTAAAGGTGCTGCTGGAAAACCTGCTGCGCTTTGAAGACGGCGACACCGTCACCCAAGACGACATCCGCGCCCTGGTCGATTGGCTCAAGACCAAACGTTCCGACCGGGAGATCCAGTACAGGCCCGCCCGGGTACTGATGCAGGATTTTACCGGGGTACCGGCGGTGGTGGACCTGGCCGCCATGCGCGACGCCATGGCCAAGGCCGGTGGCGACCCTGAACGTATCAATCCCCTCTCTGCCGTTGACCTGGTGATCGATCACTCGGTGATGGTAGACGCCTTCGCCAGCCCCCAGGCCTTTGCCGAGAACGTGGCCATAGAGATGGAGCGCAACCAGGAGCGCTACCAGTTCCTGCGCTGGGGCCAGCAGGCCTTCAATAATTTCCGGGTGGTGCCGCCGGGCACCGGTATCTGCCACCAGGTCAACCTTGAATACCTGGGCAAGGCGGTGTGGAGCCAGGACGGCCTGGCCTACCCCGACACCCTGGTAGGCACCGATTCCCACACCACCATGATCAACGGCCTGGGAGTGCTGGGTTGGGGTGTGGGCGGCATAGAGGCGGAAGCGGCCATGCTGGGCCAACCCATCTCCATGCTCATTCCCGAAGTCATCGGTTTTCGCCTGACCGGCAAGCTCAAGGAAGGCACCACCGCCACCGACTTGGTGTTGACCGTCACCCAGATGCTGCGCAGTAAAGGGGTGGTGGGCAAGTTCGTAGAGTTCTATGGCCCGGGCCTGGACGACCTGCCCCTGGCGGACCGCGCCACCATTGCCAACATGGCCCCGGAATACGGCGCCACCTGCGGCTTCTTCCCCATCGACGGCGAAACCCTGCGTTACATGGAGCTGTCCGGCCGCGAACCCCAGACCATCAAACTGGTGGAAGCCTATGCCAAGCAGAATGGCTTCTGGCGCGACTCTGGAGCCCCCGAACCGCTCTTTACCGACAGCCTGGAACTGGACCTGGGGACTGTGGTGCCGAGTCTGGCCGGTCCGAAACGGCCCCAGGACAGGGTGGCCCTGCCGGAGCTGGGCCAGACCATAGACGGGGTGCTGGAGTTGGCCGGTGCCGACAAAGAAAAGCGGGTGCCGGTGGCGGGAGAAGCCTTCCAGCTTTGCCACGGCGACGTGGTGATTGCCGCCATCACCAGCTGTACCAACACCTCCAACCCCAGCGTGATGATGGCCGCCGGCCTGGTGGCCCAAAAGGCGGTGGCCAAAGGCCTCAAGCGCAAGCCTTGGGTGAAGTCGTCCCTGGCCCCTGGTTCCAAGGTGGTGACCGACTACCTGGCCAAGGCCGGCCTGCAAGACAGCCTGGACGCCCTGGGGTTCAACCTGGTGGGCTACGGCTGCACCACCTGTATCGGTAACTCCGGGCCGTTGCCCGACGCCATAGGCAAGGCGGTGGAAGAAGGGGATCTGACCGTCAGTTCGGTGCTGTCCGGCAACCGCAACTTCGAAGGACGGGTCCACCCCCTGGTGAAAGCCAACTGGCTGGCGTCGCCGCCGTTGGTGGTGGCCTTTGCCCTGGCCGGTACCACCCGTATCGATCTGCAAACCGAACCCCTGGGGGAAGACATGGACGGCAATCCCGTCTTCCTCAAGGACATCTGGCCCAGCTCCGAGGAGATCCAGGCCGTGGTGCGGCTGGTGGATGAAGGCATGTTCCAAAAAGAATATGCCGAGGTGTTCGAAGGGGACGCCGACTGGCAGGCCATCAAGGTCAGCCCCGGCAAGACCTACAACTGGTCCGGCGATTCCACCTATGTGCAGAACCCGCCGTACTTCGAGCACATCACCGAACCGGTCAAGCCCCTGGAAGACATCGAAGGCGCCCGCATCCTGGCCTTGTTCGGGGATTCCATCACCACCGACCACATCTCCCCGGCCGGTAACATCAAGGCCGACAGCCCGGCTGGCCGTTACCTGCAAGAGCATGGCGTGGCGCCCAAGGACTTCAACTCCTACGGCTCACGCCGGGGCAACCACCAGGTGATGATGCGCGGCACCTTCGCCAATATCCGCATCAAGAACCAGATGCTGGATGGGGTGGAAGGGGGTTATACCCGCCACATTCCCTCAGGGGAGCAACTGGCCATCTATGATGCGGCCATGCGCTACCAGCAGGAGGGCACGCCGCTGGTGGTGATTGCCGGTAAGGAATACGGCACAGGTTCGAGCCGCGATTGGGCCGCCAAGGGCACCACACTGCAAGGTATCAAGGCGGTGGTGGCTCAGAGCTTTGAGCGCATCCATCGCTCCAACCTGGTGGGTATGGGCGTGCTGCCGGTGCAGTTCCCCGAAGGGGTGTCCAAGGAGAGCCTCAACCTCACCGGTGACGAGAAAATCAGCCTGTTGGGCCTGGGTTCCCTCAAGCCCCGCGCCAGCCTCAAGCTGGTGATCGAGCGCCCTGACGGCGCGCGCCAGGAGCAGGAGGTATTGGCAAGGGTGGATACCAACACCGAGCTTGAGTACCTCAAGAGCGGCGGCATTTTGCACCATGTGCTGCGCACCATGATCGGCTGA
- a CDS encoding PLDc N-terminal domain-containing protein: MKGIIGLLILIADIYAIVQVIKSGAKPVEKLLWILLILILPLMGLIIWFFAGPGRK; the protein is encoded by the coding sequence ATGAAAGGGATTATCGGGCTGTTGATCCTCATCGCCGACATCTACGCCATAGTGCAGGTGATCAAGAGCGGTGCCAAACCCGTAGAGAAGCTGCTTTGGATCCTGCTGATCCTGATCCTGCCGCTGATGGGGCTCATCATCTGGTTTTTTGCCGGACCGGGCCGCAAATAG
- a CDS encoding DUF6559 family protein has protein sequence MLRDIFQSMRARRLLRATPQLLVKQFSSLPYYTPAQVDWALKKAMGKLPNHRYLAYALFCDKRDFLHVTGETAATWESCRRQLGRALFAGRSDFTVGEVMALAEEEAELESSH, from the coding sequence ATGCTTAGGGATATTTTCCAATCCATGCGGGCCCGCCGTTTGCTGCGGGCTACGCCGCAACTGCTGGTCAAGCAGTTTTCCAGCCTGCCGTATTACACCCCAGCCCAGGTGGACTGGGCCTTGAAAAAAGCCATGGGCAAGCTGCCCAACCACCGTTACCTGGCCTATGCGCTGTTTTGCGACAAGCGTGACTTCCTGCATGTAACCGGGGAAACCGCCGCCACCTGGGAAAGCTGCCGGCGCCAGCTAGGCAGGGCTTTGTTTGCCGGGCGAAGCGACTTTACGGTCGGTGAAGTCATGGCCCTGGCTGAGGAAGAAGCCGAGCTCGAGTCCAGCCACTGA
- a CDS encoding efflux RND transporter periplasmic adaptor subunit, with amino-acid sequence MLRKFLWAGLGLGLALLIAAGLAVAKAGQFNAMAQAGANMQMPPTKVNAVEVQQTLWHNRLLAVGSVVAVQGAQLRVEAEGRVERIAFEAGAQVQAGAPLLYLDDDLEQAQLKEAQAAAALAQITEKRARELIHSRNISQGELDQAKANVQQTQAQVAYIQALIDKKTLRAPFAGHLGIRQVSLGQFLDKGSAVVSLQSLDPVYVEFSLPQRYLAQLAEGLAVGVSSDAFPGQPFEGKVSSLNPNVDPATRNLRVQATLANPQGLLRPGMYVTVSLTEAQSQEVLIIPITAVQPGAYGDSVFVVERAEGKDSVRQQPVTLGEKRGDFVVVTKGLAAGQQVVSTGVFKLFPGMAVEVDNSLAPDFQLEPQPDNT; translated from the coding sequence ATGCTGAGAAAATTCCTGTGGGCTGGCCTGGGGTTAGGGCTGGCCTTGCTGATCGCCGCAGGGCTGGCGGTGGCCAAAGCTGGCCAGTTCAACGCCATGGCCCAGGCCGGGGCCAATATGCAGATGCCCCCCACCAAGGTCAACGCCGTAGAGGTACAACAAACCCTTTGGCACAACCGGCTGTTAGCGGTGGGCTCTGTGGTGGCGGTGCAGGGGGCCCAGCTCAGGGTAGAAGCGGAAGGGCGGGTCGAGCGTATCGCTTTTGAAGCGGGCGCCCAGGTACAGGCCGGGGCGCCCTTGTTGTATCTGGATGACGATCTGGAACAGGCCCAGCTCAAGGAAGCCCAGGCCGCCGCCGCCCTGGCCCAGATCACCGAGAAGCGGGCCAGGGAGCTTATCCACAGCCGCAATATCTCCCAGGGGGAGCTGGACCAGGCCAAGGCCAATGTCCAGCAGACCCAGGCCCAGGTGGCCTATATCCAGGCCCTTATCGACAAGAAGACCCTGCGCGCCCCCTTTGCCGGCCACCTTGGCATTCGCCAGGTGAGCCTGGGCCAGTTCCTGGACAAGGGCAGCGCCGTGGTGTCGCTGCAGTCTTTGGACCCGGTCTATGTGGAGTTTTCCCTGCCCCAGCGTTACCTGGCGCAGCTGGCCGAAGGGCTGGCGGTGGGGGTCAGCAGTGATGCCTTTCCCGGCCAGCCTTTCGAGGGCAAGGTCAGTTCCCTCAACCCCAATGTGGACCCCGCCACCCGCAACCTGCGGGTCCAGGCCACCCTGGCCAACCCACAGGGCCTGCTGCGCCCGGGCATGTATGTCACCGTCAGCCTCACCGAGGCCCAGAGCCAGGAGGTGCTGATCATCCCCATCACGGCGGTGCAGCCCGGTGCCTATGGCGACTCGGTGTTCGTGGTGGAAAGGGCCGAGGGTAAGGACAGCGTCCGCCAGCAGCCGGTGACCCTGGGGGAAAAACGCGGCGACTTCGTGGTGGTGACCAAGGGCCTGGCCGCCGGCCAGCAGGTGGTCAGCACCGGGGTGTTCAAGCTGTTCCCCGGCATGGCGGTGGAAGTGGACAACAGCCTGGCTCCCGACTTCCAGTTAGAACCTCAGCCAGACAACACCTGA